TATACagattagtttattttaatgtgcAGTTGTGTCAATACTCGAATGTCTTTGGGATTATAAACATATAAGTGTGACCCTACAAAACTTTCAAGTGTTATTAGAATTGTAAAGTAACAGCGCAATGTTAATAACAGCTGTTGTCgctaaaaacaatttgttattagtatattttggtatatttgaaattaaagctggcttcaataaaataaatggctTTAGCTGATCTAAAAGAATAATTTGCTCTGCAATACATACTTCTAAGCAATTATAAAAGGCAAAAACgtaatatatagatatttaaGGTGTAAAGATTTCAAAAACTATCGATAATAAGCTAATGTAATCGATGTTTCCAACCGCTGCTACTGTTTATCACGCTGCTGGAATTTAATCTCAGGAATATGGCCAAAACCAGTGGAACTGTGGATGCAGTGAAGGAATACCTTACCGATCTCGTAGTGCCCCATCATCGCTGCAATGTCAACATCATACCTGATCACATTACCATGCTGCACGGCACCAAGAGCAAAAAGCAGCTCAGCCGCAAGCGGCGTGCACACAAATCCAACACGCTGACCAGGAAACAATACGCTGAACTGGGCCTAAATACACTGCCCAGGAAACAGTTGCGCTACGAACAGATGCTGCCACTGCACAAACTGTGGCGAGGCTATATACGCGAGCATCTGGAGCTTGAGGAGGGCGACGAGGTGCCACAACTGCATGAGAAGCGCTACGATGAATTTAGCAAGCAATTGGTCAAGATGGACTTCCACGGCGCCAAGCTGCGTGTGCTGCAGTCCAAATGTCAGACACTAGTCGGATTGAATGGTATATGTGTGATGGACACAAAGAATGTGCTGAAGCTGCTGGGCGAGGATCATGTGGTACGAACGGTGCCCAAGAGCGAATGCGTCTTTGGTCTCAATGTGGGCAATATGGAGTTCACCATCTTTGGACAGCATCTGACGATGCGACCAGCGGAGCGCAGCGTCAAGAAAATCAAGAATTACGTGGAGCCCTTCATGTAGCAAAGTCTCGAGGGAATCATTTATAAGATGCTTATTAAGTTTGATAGAAATATAGTTCCTAACagtaagaaaataaattcgaaGAGTAATGTTTTTGAAATGAACTAACGGAACATTGTTCACAAGATTCACATTGCCAACTCCTATCTCAGAGATCAGTCAATTGTATGAACAGTCAGAAAAACATGTTTGTATAGATCGGTTGTCCTTTTAttgctaataaaataaacataaatgccTTCTATAAGACTTGGTCTTAATACGCATTTATCTACCTTCAATAATAAGTCTTGTTTACTTTATAAAATCGCCGATTTTACGCCCCAGCCTCTCGAGGGCGActggaaatatttattaaatatataatgtatcgtattttgtatatagtatgtgtatagttataaatgttttgtttaattctttGTGATTCGTTGGATAGATTTACGCCGCGGCTTTAGTCATAATGATGACAGCGGACGGCACCAGGCCGAGCACCTCAAGCGGCTTCTCATAGTCATCGTCGCCAAAGTGCTTACGCGGAAACGAAGTCATCAGGGCGAACGGTGTCTCAATTCCAGTCTTCACCTGGATGAAGACACGCACAGCGGACAGCGGTTCCTTTACATTAAACTCGGAAGTCAGCGTTGAACCATCCTGCAGTCGCACCTGGATGCGTGTCTCGGTGTATTCACGCGGCGGCGATTTAACACTTGTTGGCGATGTGACCGAAGTGGTGGTGGAACTGACAGAAGCTACGGCATCCGACAGTTGGGGACTGTCCTTTAGCTCTCTGCCAAGTAGAGAAAAGTAAGAAATATGTCTTGCAAACTTCAACTATAAACTCACCTGGCCTTGCGTGCTGCTTTGTCAGCTTCGATCTTGGCACGCACTCGATCACGGGCAGCCTTCTCCTCTTCCTTTTCGCGTTTGCGTTGATCCACAATTTTCTTCATCTCGATCTCTTCCATGCGACGACGTGCCTCAGTCATGTCCTTGCCAGAGCGTATGCGATTGCGTTCGCGCTCCAGGGCATCGGCTTTTTCACGCTCCTCGCGCTCGACGCGCTTCTGTTTGAGTTTCTCTTCGATGAGAGCAAGCTGTtccttcttctcctcctcgGTGAGTGCTTTCTTCTCTTCGGTGGACTCGGAGAAATTGGCGTGTCCCGTCTTCGCGGCATGGTATTCAACCTCTGTCTGATCCTTTAGCACCTTGCCGCAATCGTCGCACTTAAGAGATTTGGCCACAGCTTCAGTTGCTCCGCTGCTGCTTGGTGCATTGTCCTGCgatgcagttgcagctgtagctgtggcTGTTTCGGCAGCCGGGGCAGCTGgtgcggcggcagcggcagctggaATCTCTTCATCACCATGAGCCAAGAGCCATTCCATGGCCATCTCGACTCCCTTGTGGCTGGTCACCTGCAAAGCATATTCACTggacaacaaaattattatttttaaatgccgGTGAAAACATAATTATTCGGTTACTTACACTCTCTCCTTGGGAAAACCCATGTCCATTAATGTTTGCACATCGCTCATATCTGTATCGTTTGCTGCGTTCGATTCTTGAAATAAGCTAAAACGTAAAATTTACGAAACTATTCAACTTCTGTAATATTTTCTCGTTCAGAGtgacacacaaaaacaatgtcCCGTTGTTAGTGTTCTAAAACGCGATAAGTTTGAATGGCTATTCGTAACTAATTAATCgattacaatatttacattaaaagaTTACAATTAAAACATGCATTTAAAAAAGGTGTGCTATATATtacaattcattttgaattcttgcttgaaattaagttttaaaacttaaaatttaacatatCGATAATTAACAGCTGTCggaaaacaatacaaatattccGTTTCCGCAGTGTTAAACAATGCTGAAGCACTGAatatatgaattaaaatattgatattgtaaaTGGTAATATAAcgtttaatgaaaatattgtattattattgccgctgttgctcgtggtatattttaataaagtttaatcattttattgtttaagaACGATTATCGATAGTTAAGCAgatgtttgttattgttatcgaAGTtcttgcagctgcagctgcctgACAATTTCAGCTGGCGTCTGATTCAGCTGCGTTTTTACTACAAGGAAGCATCACAGAAAATGTCACCTcaacacaaaaccaaaaaaatagtaattaaAATCCCACGCCATCCATACATAATGGCGCAAGACGAGTTAAATTACACAGATCGCGTGCAGATACGTAAATGTCGCGTCAACTTGGAGCGCATCAAAGGACACCAGAATCCATTAACATTAAAGAAACCAAACGCAAAGCGATGCTGCGTTCGGGTTGCGCGTCTGCCAAACGTGGAACGCAATGAGATGTCCGTGACGCCAGCCAGTTCAATAGTCTGCTCCGATTTCGACGATGGTAACTGATAAGCATTGCTTTTTCTAATCTACATACAGATTGTGAATGatgattgtttgtttttgcagaATCCACACATGAATAACAATGTTAGCGGATGATGAAATACACTTGCTATGCAGAACAAAGACTTTTGACGAGACTCAATGAGAGCGTGCTGTCCGGGGATCCCATATTCACTGTAAtattataagaatatttacacacatttgtaacgaaataaatttacttacTGTTTgctaacaaatttcaaaagcaCAACCGATTGACGGGAGCACGAGCTATCGATAAAGGTTGCGTTGCATGGGCTGCCATCTCTAGTCTTTGGCTGTCAGCTACAAAAGATATTTGAGAAAAATTTCCCAAAATTTTGTTcgtcagttttttttttatatttcggggctgcaaaacaataacattCCAGGCGGAGAAATTAATCATGAATTGGCACACGGGCAACATAGCTGAGGCTGTAGCCGAGTCCAAGGCCAATGATGCCATCTTCGTCGTTTACATTGAAGGTAAAGcgagaaaatgaaaaaaaacatgaactTTGCAACCACGTCATGTTGTCGATATCCCCAAAAAAGGGCACAGTCATTGTGCATACTAAATGTTATGTTTTCTCGATCACAGGCCAGGATGAGATGTCGGCCAAACTGGACAGGTTCCTTGGCGACTCGCGCGTCAGCTCCAAACTGATGACATCCGACTTTGTTGCAGTTAAAATACAAGGCGATAGTCCAACCTACGCTCAGTTCATAGCGCTGTGTAAGTAAACTGCATTATCCGTTATACCCGGCAGTTAATTGTATAGAGGGGTATGATAGGTTAGTAGCTATCGGTTGGGAAAGCAAAAGATATTAGCTAGTGCTTAATATGTTAACGCTATGAAttataattagaaaaaaaaaaagcgagaataatttaaatttacatggtgtcgggtatttcacaattaCACAACTCTAGCTACTCTGTTTAACTGTTGTCTAATAACCACTCATATCTTATCTTAGACAAAGTCGTGCCAGTGCCATCGATTTTCTTCATTGGTAACTCAGGCACACCGCTGGACGTGACCACAGGCATCATTGAGAGCGTCGAGGAGCTGGTGGCCAAAATCGAtaaagtgctgctgctggcgggCAAGCAAACCAATCAGGAAGCATCTACCAGTAGTCACATAGAGACTCCAGCTGCTGAGCTGGAAcgcagcattgctggcgaggaaaagaagaaacaagcacagcaggagcagcaatcTGAGCAGGAGGAACAAACGGAACAAGCAACAGAGGAGAGTGCATCAGAGGAGGGTTCATCGGAGGCACCTGCTCCCGAGCCCATTGAAACACCGGAACTCTCCAGCGATGCAGCCGATGAACCAATTCAGCCAGTCATTGCACCTGAGCCAACGTCGACCTCTTCGacagccgctgctgccgcagAGAAACGAGCAGCTAGTGCAGCTGCTACGGCGGTGGCCTCGCTGATGCCAGTGAGTGTGCCGCTTGTGCCACCTCAAG
This is a stretch of genomic DNA from Drosophila albomicans strain 15112-1751.03 chromosome 3, ASM965048v2, whole genome shotgun sequence. It encodes these proteins:
- the LOC117570062 gene encoding ribonuclease P protein subunit p29; the protein is MAKTSGTVDAVKEYLTDLVVPHHRCNVNIIPDHITMLHGTKSKKQLSRKRRAHKSNTLTRKQYAELGLNTLPRKQLRYEQMLPLHKLWRGYIREHLELEEGDEVPQLHEKRYDEFSKQLVKMDFHGAKLRVLQSKCQTLVGLNGICVMDTKNVLKLLGEDHVVRTVPKSECVFGLNVGNMEFTIFGQHLTMRPAERSVKKIKNYVEPFM
- the LOC117570060 gene encoding UBX domain-containing protein 1, whose translation is MSDVQTLMDMGFPKERVEYALQVTSHKGVEMAMEWLLAHGDEEIPAAAAAAPAAPAAETATATAATASQDNAPSSSGATEAVAKSLKCDDCGKVLKDQTEVEYHAAKTGHANFSESTEEKKALTEEEKKEQLALIEEKLKQKRVEREEREKADALERERNRIRSGKDMTEARRRMEEIEMKKIVDQRKREKEEEKAARDRVRAKIEADKAARKARELKDSPQLSDAVASVSSTTTSVTSPTSVKSPPREYTETRIQVRLQDGSTLTSEFNVKEPLSAVRVFIQVKTGIETPFALMTSFPRKHFGDDDYEKPLEVLGLVPSAVIIMTKAAA
- the LOC117568996 gene encoding uncharacterized protein LOC117568996, producing the protein MSPQHKTKKIVIKIPRHPYIMAQDELNYTDRVQIRKCRVNLERIKGHQNPLTLKKPNAKRCCVRVARLPNVERNEMSVTPASSIVCSDFDDESTHE